The Staphylococcus sp. KG4-3 genome has a window encoding:
- a CDS encoding ABC transporter permease, with amino-acid sequence MFLAWNEIKRNKLKFSLIIGVLIMISYLLFLLSGLASGLMNMNREGIDKWEADAIILNSDANQTVEQSIFNKDKVANTYKQQTTLKQTGVIVSNGKQEENALLFGVKSNTFLLPKILEGEKFKNENDVVADKTLKDKGFKLGDKLSLSQSDEKLKIVGFSESAKYNASPVLFSSNKTIQNINPSLIEDKTNAVIVKDKKWKQKSLDNDLEAIEIEKFIENLPGYQAQNLTLNFMITFLFIISATVIAIFLYVITLQKTNLFGVLKAQGFTNAYLAKVVLSQTFIIAVIGTIIGLVLTIITGFFLPDAVPIKFSFVTLTVYGIVLILVSLIGSLFSILTIRKVDPLKAIS; translated from the coding sequence ATGTTTTTAGCATGGAATGAAATAAAAAGGAATAAATTAAAATTCAGTCTAATCATAGGCGTTTTAATTATGATTAGTTATCTCCTTTTTCTATTATCAGGTTTAGCGAGTGGCTTGATGAATATGAATAGAGAAGGAATTGATAAATGGGAAGCCGATGCAATTATATTGAATAGCGATGCAAACCAGACTGTCGAACAATCTATCTTTAATAAAGATAAAGTAGCAAACACTTACAAACAACAAACGACTTTAAAACAAACTGGAGTTATTGTTTCAAATGGCAAACAAGAAGAAAATGCATTACTTTTCGGAGTTAAATCTAATACTTTCTTACTACCTAAAATCCTAGAAGGAGAAAAATTCAAAAATGAAAATGATGTCGTAGCGGATAAAACTTTGAAAGATAAAGGTTTCAAATTAGGTGACAAATTGTCATTATCACAATCAGACGAAAAATTAAAAATTGTAGGATTTAGTGAAAGTGCAAAATATAATGCTTCTCCAGTCCTGTTCTCAAGTAATAAAACTATTCAAAATATCAATCCATCATTAATAGAAGATAAAACAAATGCTGTAATCGTCAAAGATAAAAAGTGGAAGCAAAAGTCTTTAGATAACGACTTAGAAGCCATTGAAATTGAAAAATTTATTGAAAATTTACCTGGTTATCAAGCACAAAACCTGACATTAAACTTTATGATTACATTTTTATTCATAATTTCTGCAACAGTCATTGCTATTTTTTTATATGTCATTACATTACAAAAAACAAATCTCTTTGGTGTTTTAAAAGCACAAGGTTTTACAAATGCTTATCTTGCTAAAGTAGTGCTGTCACAAACTTTTATCATTGCAGTCATTGGTACAATTATAGGTCTTGTACTTACTATAATTACTGGTTTCTTTTTACCTGATGCTGTTCCAATTAAATTTAGTTTTGTCACACTAACAGTATATGGTATTGTACTTATCTTGGTTTCACTTATAGGAAGCCTCTTCTCTATTTTAACAATTAGAAAAGTTGATCCGCTCAAAGCGATTAGTTAA
- a CDS encoding LysE family transporter — MFLSFIIYTFFMSYTPGPNNLLALDGALRLGIRGTLKFLIGIGLGFLTLSLLCLIFSEFMTIYFTSFIFIVKLIGFVYLLYLAYTVFKHNHKDANLSHTYRLRDGLYLQYMNPKTIVYVLTAIVTYVTTQDMTTFTSMSYTVTIALIGVSGAIAWAFLGLCFKKILLKYNTAYKIFMSLSLVVLAFMMLLE; from the coding sequence TTGTTTCTATCTTTTATAATTTATACTTTTTTTATGAGCTATACACCTGGGCCAAATAATTTATTAGCTTTGGATGGCGCCTTACGATTAGGTATTAGAGGTACATTGAAATTTTTAATTGGAATTGGTTTGGGCTTCTTAACACTTTCATTACTATGTCTTATTTTTAGTGAGTTTATGACAATTTATTTCACAAGTTTCATTTTCATTGTAAAATTAATAGGATTTGTTTATTTACTATATCTAGCTTATACAGTTTTCAAACATAATCATAAAGATGCTAATTTAAGTCACACTTATCGCTTACGTGATGGATTATATCTTCAATACATGAACCCTAAGACTATCGTTTATGTACTAACCGCAATTGTCACTTACGTCACTACACAAGATATGACAACTTTCACTTCCATGAGCTATACAGTTACTATCGCTCTAATAGGTGTTTCTGGCGCTATTGCTTGGGCATTTTTAGGGCTCTGTTTCAAAAAAATATTACTAAAATATAATACTGCCTATAAGATTTTCATGTCATTAAGTTTAGTTGTATTAGCCTTTATGATGTTGTTAGAATAA
- a CDS encoding sulfite exporter TauE/SafE family protein — protein sequence MDVIIILSLFAIFLGGLVRTYFGFGEALISMPLLALIGLETHTAISVVGLAGLFVASLNIFSGYRNIKYNVLLLMLVGSLVGIPIGIWILRYFNTNMVQMMLGGFLIMYGTYSLCKFLFFNNRIRVVLKSNIWSGITGIVSGILGSLYNSHGVPVVIYGTLSRWHIKDFRSTIQAHFFLTAIFVVMGQGFGSIWTEQTIPLFLLSLPCLIISVIIGKYLSKLTSYNHFEKWLYLFIVILGALILIT from the coding sequence ATGGATGTAATTATAATACTTAGTCTGTTCGCGATATTTCTAGGGGGACTAGTAAGGACATATTTTGGATTTGGAGAAGCACTTATAAGTATGCCGTTACTAGCACTGATAGGATTAGAAACACATACAGCGATATCTGTCGTTGGTTTGGCTGGCTTATTTGTAGCAAGTTTAAATATATTTTCTGGTTATAGAAATATAAAATATAATGTTTTATTACTGATGTTAGTAGGTAGTTTAGTTGGTATACCTATAGGCATTTGGATTTTAAGATATTTTAATACTAATATGGTGCAAATGATGTTAGGTGGATTTTTAATCATGTACGGTACATATTCATTATGTAAGTTTTTATTTTTTAATAATCGCATACGAGTTGTATTAAAATCTAACATATGGTCCGGTATTACAGGCATTGTTTCTGGAATCTTAGGTAGTCTATATAACTCTCATGGTGTTCCAGTTGTAATCTATGGTACTTTATCACGTTGGCATATCAAAGATTTTAGAAGCACAATTCAAGCACATTTTTTCTTAACTGCAATATTTGTGGTTATGGGGCAAGGATTTGGTAGTATATGGACAGAACAAACGATTCCTTTATTTTTATTGTCATTACCTTGTTTAATTATTTCCGTGATAATAGGTAAGTATTTATCTAAGTTAACGTCTTATAATCATTTTGAGAAATGGCTGTATCTATTTATTGTCATATTAGGAGCGTTAATATTAATAACTTAA
- a CDS encoding helix-turn-helix domain-containing protein, producing MEFHKIVAKNIYLYRKKNKISLEKLSKLTGVSTSSLNEIEKGNTIPSINTVWKISNGLKLSFSSLMSEAESDYIQVKKEDIVPVTENEGKYRVYPYFPFEKSKSFEFFYVELDPGAILNSEPHLAGSEESIIIIEGQLEMHLENEVLTLKERDALRFKSDIAHSYINNGNDITLISMVIDYK from the coding sequence ATGGAATTCCATAAAATTGTGGCAAAAAATATTTATTTATATAGAAAGAAAAATAAAATTAGCCTGGAAAAATTATCAAAACTCACTGGGGTGAGTACATCTTCACTAAATGAGATAGAAAAAGGAAATACAATTCCATCTATTAATACTGTTTGGAAGATTAGTAATGGACTGAAATTATCATTTAGTAGCCTCATGAGTGAAGCAGAATCTGATTATATACAAGTGAAAAAGGAAGATATTGTGCCAGTAACAGAAAATGAAGGGAAATATAGAGTTTATCCTTACTTTCCATTTGAAAAAAGTAAGTCATTTGAATTCTTCTATGTTGAATTGGATCCCGGTGCAATATTAAATTCTGAACCACATTTAGCTGGCTCCGAAGAATCAATTATCATTATTGAAGGTCAATTAGAAATGCATTTAGAAAATGAAGTGCTTACCTTAAAAGAAAGAGATGCATTGAGATTTAAATCTGATATTGCCCATAGTTATATTAATAACGGGAACGATATTACACTCATTTCTATGGTTATAGATTACAAATAA
- a CDS encoding pyridoxamine 5'-phosphate oxidase family protein, producing MSNSKASNKINEILNTSRIGILSTAHNNVPNSRYMVFYNDGNTLYTKTNVNSIKIDEIQSNPKAHILLGYNDTKNRSYLEIEATLSVVQDQETIDWLWKRQDKSFFDNSEDPELCVLKILPNTIKIMNDDELDQPEIVQFD from the coding sequence ATGAGTAATTCTAAAGCATCAAATAAAATTAATGAAATTTTGAACACGTCAAGAATCGGCATATTATCTACAGCACATAATAATGTACCCAATAGTAGGTACATGGTGTTTTATAATGATGGTAACACCTTGTACACCAAAACAAATGTTAATTCTATTAAAATAGATGAAATCCAATCAAATCCTAAAGCACATATATTGTTAGGCTATAATGATACAAAAAACAGAAGCTATTTAGAAATTGAAGCAACATTATCTGTAGTACAAGATCAGGAAACAATTGATTGGCTATGGAAACGCCAAGACAAATCTTTCTTTGATAATAGTGAAGACCCGGAACTATGCGTATTAAAAATCTTACCTAATACTATAAAAATTATGAACGATGATGAGTTAGATCAACCTGAAATAGTACAATTTGATTAA
- a CDS encoding sodium:alanine symporter family protein: MLSDIISFLDKIIWSPPLVFGLLITGLLFSIMSRFAQIRQFKEMIRLLFKGEKSPQGISSFQAISLSLAGRVGTGNIVGVSAAIFIGGPGAVFWMWVTALIGASTAFVESTLGQIYKQKENGEYRGGPAFYIEKGIGGKFGKIFALVFAGITVISIGFLMPGVQSNAIATSLHSAFNIPKWFVTIFLIILLALIIFGGIKRIASMATAVVPFMAIAYILLAIIIICLNLEEVPALFALIFKSALGLQSTFGGIVGAMIEIGVKRGLYSNEAGQGTGPHAAAAAEVSHPAKQGLVQAFSAYIDTLFVCTATALIILMSGTFNTTDGTKNIHGSPNLIEDNGIYVQNADGSRDYSGTAMYVQSGIDKAFQGSDYHFDPNFAGFGSYFIAIALFFFAFTTILAYSYISETNMAYLTRKMTPKKSNFYITLTRCMLIIATAFGTLKTADAAWDMGDLGVGLMAWLNIIAIWILFKPAFHALKDFEKQKKEKGSGGLAVYHPTNEEVPNADFWINKARNEQNF, encoded by the coding sequence TTGCTTTCAGATATCATTAGTTTTTTAGATAAAATCATTTGGAGTCCACCGCTCGTCTTTGGATTATTAATTACTGGATTACTATTTTCAATCATGTCTCGTTTTGCGCAAATCAGGCAATTTAAAGAAATGATTCGTTTATTATTTAAAGGTGAAAAATCCCCACAAGGTATTTCTAGCTTTCAAGCAATATCCCTATCACTGGCTGGCAGAGTTGGTACTGGGAATATAGTCGGTGTTTCTGCAGCAATTTTTATAGGTGGACCTGGTGCAGTATTTTGGATGTGGGTTACTGCATTAATTGGCGCTAGTACAGCGTTTGTAGAATCCACACTAGGTCAAATCTATAAGCAGAAAGAAAACGGAGAATACAGAGGTGGTCCTGCTTTCTATATAGAGAAAGGTATAGGGGGCAAATTTGGTAAAATATTTGCGCTAGTATTTGCTGGTATTACAGTAATATCTATAGGTTTTTTAATGCCAGGTGTTCAATCCAATGCAATTGCAACTTCTTTGCATAGTGCTTTTAATATTCCAAAATGGTTTGTTACAATTTTTCTAATCATACTTCTTGCGCTCATAATATTTGGTGGCATTAAACGTATTGCTAGTATGGCTACGGCAGTGGTTCCATTTATGGCTATTGCGTATATCTTGTTAGCTATTATAATTATTTGCCTGAATTTAGAAGAAGTACCAGCATTGTTTGCGCTTATATTTAAATCTGCACTTGGACTACAATCAACATTTGGTGGCATAGTCGGTGCAATGATTGAAATTGGTGTAAAAAGAGGGCTTTATTCTAATGAAGCTGGACAAGGCACAGGCCCTCATGCAGCTGCGGCAGCTGAAGTATCTCATCCAGCTAAACAAGGACTCGTCCAAGCATTCTCTGCCTACATAGATACATTATTTGTTTGTACAGCAACTGCATTAATTATTCTAATGTCAGGTACTTTTAACACAACAGATGGTACCAAAAATATACATGGCTCTCCGAATTTAATTGAAGATAACGGTATTTATGTACAGAATGCAGATGGCTCAAGAGATTATTCAGGCACAGCGATGTATGTTCAATCTGGTATTGATAAAGCGTTTCAAGGATCTGACTACCACTTTGATCCTAATTTTGCTGGTTTTGGCTCATACTTTATAGCTATTGCTTTATTTTTCTTTGCATTTACTACAATATTGGCATACTCATATATTTCTGAAACAAATATGGCATACCTAACTCGTAAAATGACACCTAAAAAATCAAATTTTTATATCACTTTGACGCGTTGTATGTTAATTATTGCAACTGCATTTGGAACTTTAAAAACAGCAGATGCCGCTTGGGATATGGGAGACTTAGGTGTTGGTTTGATGGCATGGTTAAATATCATAGCTATATGGATTCTATTCAAGCCCGCTTTTCACGCTCTAAAGGATTTTGAAAAGCAGAAAAAAGAAAAAGGTTCCGGTGGGTTAGCTGTATATCATCCTACAAATGAAGAAGTTCCCAATGCTGATTTTTGGATAAATAAAGCAAGAAATGAACAAAACTTTTAA
- the panC gene encoding pantoate--beta-alanine ligase gives MTKIITSIKEMRQITKELQRQGNAIGFVPTMGALHDGHLKMMAQSVEENDVTVISIFVNPLQFGPNEDLASYPRDIDGDAIKAQTVNVDYIFHPSEKEMYPQKPTIEVKAGRLATVLEGAERPGHFDGVVTVVNKLFNIVRPNKAYFGKKDAQQLAIVEKMVEDFNHPIKIIGVDIVREEDGLAKSSRNIYLTEHERSEAAYLYQSLCLAQSMYEQGERESKKLIEKTREYIENHTTGNIETVAIYSYPQLIKQEQIKGKIFLSLAVKFSKARLIDNIIIGD, from the coding sequence ATGACTAAAATAATCACGAGTATTAAAGAAATGAGACAGATTACAAAGGAGTTACAACGTCAAGGTAATGCTATTGGTTTTGTGCCGACAATGGGGGCATTACATGATGGTCATTTAAAGATGATGGCTCAATCTGTTGAAGAAAATGATGTAACTGTGATTAGCATTTTTGTTAATCCTTTACAATTTGGACCCAATGAAGATTTAGCATCATATCCAAGAGACATTGATGGAGATGCAATTAAAGCACAAACAGTAAACGTTGATTATATATTTCATCCAAGTGAGAAGGAAATGTATCCACAAAAACCAACAATTGAAGTGAAAGCAGGCCGTCTTGCTACGGTGTTAGAAGGTGCTGAGAGACCAGGACATTTTGATGGCGTAGTTACTGTTGTTAATAAATTATTTAATATTGTGCGTCCCAATAAAGCATATTTTGGTAAGAAAGATGCACAACAACTAGCTATCGTTGAAAAAATGGTAGAAGATTTCAATCATCCAATTAAAATTATTGGTGTAGATATTGTAAGAGAAGAAGATGGATTAGCCAAAAGCTCACGTAATATATATTTAACTGAACATGAACGTTCAGAAGCGGCATATTTATATCAGAGTCTTTGTTTAGCACAATCAATGTATGAACAAGGAGAGAGAGAAAGTAAAAAGTTAATTGAAAAAACACGTGAATATATTGAAAATCATACCACTGGTAACATTGAAACGGTGGCTATTTATAGCTATCCGCAACTCATTAAACAAGAACAAATAAAAGGGAAAATATTCCTCTCATTAGCAGTTAAATTTAGTAAAGCACGCTTGATAGATAATATAATTATAGGTGACTAA
- the panB gene encoding 3-methyl-2-oxobutanoate hydroxymethyltransferase, protein MKTLSQLQAYKEYKEKISMVTAYDYPSAKQAEAAQIDIILVGDSLGMTVLGYDSTVQVTVEDMIHHAKAVRRGAPDTYVVVDVPFGGVGITEQYDLEIAVKLYQQTNANAIKAEGAHLTKYIDNCSRMGIPVVSHLGLTPQSVGITGYKMQASNKEAAQQLLNDAHAVQQAGAVMLVLEAVPADLASEISKQLDIPVIGIGAGKDIDGQVLVYHDLLNYGVEHKAKFVKQYGDFSVGVDALIEYNSEVKSSQFPDENHTYKKRVMDEDTK, encoded by the coding sequence TTGAAAACATTGAGTCAGTTACAAGCATATAAAGAGTATAAAGAAAAAATTTCAATGGTAACAGCTTATGATTACCCAAGTGCTAAACAAGCTGAAGCGGCGCAGATAGATATCATATTAGTTGGAGACTCACTAGGTATGACAGTTTTGGGTTACGACAGTACAGTACAAGTAACTGTCGAAGATATGATACATCATGCAAAGGCAGTGCGCCGTGGCGCACCTGATACTTATGTAGTCGTCGATGTGCCATTTGGTGGCGTAGGTATTACTGAACAATATGACTTAGAAATAGCAGTCAAATTGTACCAGCAGACTAATGCCAATGCGATTAAAGCAGAGGGGGCGCATCTAACAAAATATATTGATAATTGTAGCCGTATGGGAATTCCAGTCGTTTCACATTTAGGACTTACGCCACAAAGTGTAGGTATTACAGGATATAAAATGCAAGCAAGTAACAAAGAAGCGGCACAACAACTTCTGAATGATGCCCATGCAGTACAACAGGCTGGCGCAGTCATGTTAGTGTTAGAAGCGGTACCAGCAGATTTAGCATCAGAAATCTCAAAACAATTAGATATCCCTGTAATAGGAATAGGAGCAGGTAAAGATATAGATGGCCAAGTATTGGTTTACCATGATTTATTAAATTATGGTGTTGAGCATAAAGCGAAATTTGTAAAACAATATGGAGATTTTTCAGTGGGTGTTGATGCATTGATTGAATACAACAGCGAAGTGAAATCTAGCCAGTTTCCTGACGAAAATCATACTTATAAAAAACGCGTAATGGATGAGGATACAAAATGA
- a CDS encoding oxidoreductase: MSNFAIIGPGAVGSTIAYDLQHNQPNLKLLGRHNKTINFFVNGNPNEAHQLTVTTLSNCDKKFDVIFITVKIHQLSKVLTELDHLLHKDTTIILAQNGHGQLSKFKHPFVYQAVVYISGQKENDKVTHFRDHKLILKNTPQTEALRKELDNTPLDIHLTDDIETAIWYKLLVNLAINSVTALSRSTASVLTVPGIKNLCENLLREGIEIAKYENVLFEEKIVTEIMTIYEGYPNEMGTSMYYDIVENKPLEIEGIQGFLYNKARLHGLKTPTLDTIYPLLLAQQKN; this comes from the coding sequence ATGAGTAATTTTGCTATTATTGGTCCTGGCGCAGTAGGCAGTACAATTGCGTATGATCTTCAACATAATCAACCTAACTTAAAATTATTGGGTCGTCACAATAAAACAATTAATTTCTTTGTTAATGGAAACCCAAATGAAGCACATCAATTAACTGTAACTACTTTAAGTAACTGTGATAAAAAATTTGACGTTATATTTATTACTGTAAAGATACATCAACTGTCAAAAGTCTTAACTGAATTAGATCACTTGTTACATAAAGATACTACTATTATTTTAGCTCAAAATGGTCATGGCCAATTATCAAAGTTTAAACATCCATTCGTTTATCAAGCTGTTGTGTATATTAGTGGTCAAAAAGAGAATGATAAAGTAACTCACTTTCGTGATCATAAATTAATTTTAAAGAATACACCTCAAACAGAAGCACTACGCAAAGAACTAGATAATACACCACTAGATATTCACCTAACTGATGATATAGAAACAGCAATTTGGTATAAACTGCTTGTGAACTTAGCTATCAATAGTGTGACAGCTTTGAGCCGTTCTACCGCTTCTGTATTAACTGTCCCAGGTATTAAAAACCTATGTGAGAATTTATTACGCGAAGGTATAGAAATTGCCAAATATGAAAATGTACTATTTGAGGAAAAAATCGTAACTGAAATTATGACAATTTATGAAGGTTACCCTAATGAAATGGGGACGAGTATGTACTACGATATTGTAGAAAACAAGCCACTAGAGATTGAGGGAATTCAAGGATTTTTATATAACAAAGCACGATTGCATGGTTTAAAGACCCCTACACTTGATACAATTTATCCACTTTTACTAGCTCAGCAAAAAAATTAA
- a CDS encoding DUF418 domain-containing protein: MNKINNRIETLDFLRGFALLGIILVNIIAIAQLPAPELSNDITYKKFLDFFIESKFFAIFSYLFGIGFYIFMQRAEHKVENKYVIFLRRIIVLGIFGFFHMQLQSGEALLIYAIFGLLLIPFFKVNKYINLVIGVIILVFVIWLDAKFLIPFPYFILGLASAQFEIIFKFKTTKKIWSIVAIASGIVSLLGWYVLNKFYVVPHIDLSPQQLQKNPEDYIVAVDQYHHLITIFSPFMSLFYISCLILLLNMTCGRFILTPLKYYGRMALTNYIGQTLIICLLILIFDGEQWSLLNTLWICLMIYIVQIISSLVWLKYFKLGPLEYIWKLATYMKWINMTK; this comes from the coding sequence TTGAACAAAATTAACAATAGAATAGAAACATTGGATTTTCTTCGTGGGTTTGCGTTATTGGGAATCATACTTGTAAATATTATTGCAATAGCACAATTACCGGCTCCGGAACTTTCAAATGATATTACATATAAAAAGTTCCTAGATTTCTTTATTGAAAGCAAATTTTTTGCTATTTTTTCATATTTATTTGGTATTGGTTTTTATATTTTTATGCAAAGAGCGGAGCATAAAGTAGAAAATAAATATGTTATCTTTTTACGTCGTATTATTGTACTTGGTATTTTTGGTTTCTTCCATATGCAACTGCAATCAGGAGAAGCGTTGTTAATATACGCTATATTTGGATTGTTGCTTATCCCATTTTTTAAAGTGAATAAGTATATTAATTTAGTAATCGGTGTAATTATATTAGTTTTTGTTATTTGGTTAGATGCTAAATTCTTGATTCCATTTCCATATTTTATATTAGGATTAGCGTCGGCACAATTTGAAATTATTTTTAAATTTAAGACTACTAAAAAGATATGGAGCATAGTAGCAATTGCTTCAGGTATTGTATCACTACTTGGATGGTATGTACTTAATAAATTCTACGTTGTGCCACATATTGATTTGTCACCTCAGCAACTTCAAAAAAATCCAGAAGATTATATAGTAGCTGTTGATCAATATCATCATCTTATTACAATATTCTCACCTTTCATGAGTTTATTTTATATATCTTGTCTCATTTTATTACTGAATATGACTTGTGGTCGTTTTATTTTAACACCACTTAAATATTATGGCAGAATGGCATTGACAAATTATATAGGTCAAACTTTAATCATATGCTTGTTAATTTTAATATTTGATGGAGAACAGTGGAGTTTACTTAACACATTGTGGATATGTTTGATGATTTATATAGTTCAAATAATTTCAAGTTTGGTATGGCTTAAATATTTTAAATTGGGCCCATTAGAATATATTTGGAAATTAGCAACTTACATGAAATGGATTAACATGACAAAGTAA
- the mqo gene encoding malate dehydrogenase (quinone), with translation MSESNSKDVILIGAGVLSTTFGTMLKELAPDWNIKLFERLDKPAIESSNERHNAGTGHAALCELNYTVEQKDGSIDVEKAKEINEQFEISKQFWSHLVKSKQIANPQEFIRPLPHISFVQGDKNVNFLKRRYEALAPLSMFKGIEYTEDHEKLREWMPLMMEGRDPNETVAASKIDEGTDVNFGELTRKMAKNLGEHENAQLFYKHEVQDFSRRKDGKWEVKIKDLKTKKVEHHITDYLFIGAGGAAIPLLQKTGIPESKHLGGFPITGEFLVCNNPEVVAKHEVKAYGKEPEGTPPMTVPHLDRRYIQDENSLLFGPFAAIGPKFLKNGSNLDLFKSINPSNVITMLSAAAKNFPLIKYSIQEVLAKKDDRMKELRRFVPDAKDEDWDILQAGKRVQVIKDTKEHGRGFIQFGTEVVNSKDHSVIALLGESPGASTSVSVALEVIERNFPGELKQWEPKLKEMIPSYGKSLIEDYALLKQIRQANDTELQLNNK, from the coding sequence ATGAGTGAATCAAACTCTAAAGACGTTATTTTAATTGGCGCGGGTGTTTTAAGCACAACATTCGGGACAATGTTAAAAGAACTTGCACCAGATTGGAATATTAAACTTTTTGAAAGACTCGACAAACCTGCTATAGAAAGTTCAAATGAGCGTCATAATGCTGGTACTGGACATGCCGCATTATGTGAATTAAATTATACAGTTGAACAAAAAGACGGCTCAATAGATGTAGAAAAAGCTAAAGAAATAAATGAACAATTTGAGATTTCAAAACAATTTTGGTCTCATTTAGTAAAAAGTAAACAAATCGCAAATCCACAAGAGTTTATTCGCCCTTTACCACACATTAGCTTTGTACAAGGGGACAAAAACGTAAACTTCTTGAAAAGACGTTATGAGGCATTAGCTCCATTATCAATGTTTAAAGGTATCGAATATACTGAAGATCACGAAAAATTAAGAGAGTGGATGCCATTGATGATGGAAGGTCGTGACCCCAATGAAACAGTTGCGGCTAGTAAGATTGATGAAGGTACAGATGTAAACTTTGGTGAACTTACTAGAAAGATGGCTAAAAATTTAGGCGAACATGAAAATGCACAGCTTTTCTATAAACATGAAGTCCAAGACTTTAGCCGTCGTAAGGATGGTAAATGGGAAGTTAAAATTAAAGACTTAAAAACTAAAAAAGTAGAACATCATATTACAGATTATCTATTTATCGGTGCTGGTGGTGCAGCGATTCCATTATTACAAAAAACTGGTATTCCAGAAAGTAAACACTTAGGTGGTTTCCCAATTACAGGCGAATTCTTAGTATGTAATAATCCTGAAGTTGTAGCTAAACATGAAGTGAAAGCTTACGGTAAAGAACCAGAAGGTACGCCACCAATGACTGTACCTCATTTAGATAGACGTTACATTCAAGATGAAAATTCATTATTATTCGGACCATTTGCGGCAATCGGACCAAAATTCTTGAAAAATGGTTCTAACTTAGATTTATTCAAATCAATTAATCCAAGTAATGTGATTACGATGTTATCAGCAGCTGCTAAGAATTTCCCATTAATTAAATATTCAATTCAAGAAGTATTAGCGAAAAAAGATGATCGAATGAAAGAGTTACGTCGATTTGTGCCTGATGCTAAAGATGAAGATTGGGACATCTTACAAGCTGGTAAACGTGTTCAAGTTATTAAAGATACTAAAGAACACGGTAGAGGATTTATTCAATTTGGTACAGAGGTTGTTAATTCTAAAGATCATTCTGTTATCGCATTATTAGGTGAATCACCAGGTGCTTCAACATCAGTATCTGTTGCTCTAGAAGTTATTGAAAGAAACTTCCCAGGTGAACTTAAACAGTGGGAGCCAAAATTGAAAGAAATGATTCCATCTTATGGTAAATCATTGATTGAAGACTATGCGTTATTGAAACAAATACGTCAAGCTAATGACACAGAGCTTCAATTAAACAATAAATAA